In Halomarina salina, one DNA window encodes the following:
- a CDS encoding sulfatase, whose product MSESPQNIVLLSADALRADHLSCYGYHRDTSPILDALAEESIQFTNAYSASSHTREAVPALLTGRYPDVAIDSKYNLASESIASMLTKNGFATGGFHSNPFVSRAYGFDQGFDVFDDDLRLGQHKLIALAQRVFDKLRNRHYARAEEINTRSLKWIDSLDDGEPFFLWNHYMDTHGPYDPPQEYLSAYRDHGATKQDLQSLYQRAIKQPESITDDERALLIDLYDAEIRYNDEKIGAFLEALRERDLLKQSLLIITADHGDAFGEHGYYEHPRYLHDEITHVPLLIHSPGTPGRTISTPVSTIDIVPTILDAIGQKTDDDRISLLSPLAKNRNVFSQVRGEKDESHLRRYALRSSEGVGFCERDSDADTLRFEECTSASHRADLEAYIENRVGADDNDTSVESEEVDDEIERRLEALGYK is encoded by the coding sequence ATGAGCGAGTCACCACAGAATATTGTCCTCCTTTCAGCTGATGCCCTGCGAGCCGACCATCTCTCCTGTTACGGGTATCACCGCGATACATCGCCAATACTAGATGCGCTCGCTGAAGAGAGCATTCAATTTACCAACGCATACAGTGCCAGTTCGCACACTCGAGAAGCAGTTCCCGCACTGCTTACCGGGAGATATCCCGACGTCGCAATCGACTCCAAATACAATCTCGCCTCTGAGTCTATCGCATCAATGCTTACTAAAAACGGATTTGCAACCGGAGGCTTTCACTCGAATCCGTTCGTCTCACGTGCCTACGGCTTTGATCAGGGATTCGACGTCTTCGACGACGATCTTCGTCTCGGCCAACACAAACTGATTGCGCTCGCACAACGAGTATTCGATAAGCTCCGGAACCGCCACTACGCACGCGCCGAAGAAATCAATACACGATCACTGAAATGGATTGATTCATTAGACGATGGCGAGCCGTTCTTTCTCTGGAACCACTACATGGACACGCATGGACCGTATGATCCGCCACAGGAGTATCTCTCTGCATATCGTGACCACGGTGCCACAAAACAAGATCTCCAGTCGCTCTACCAACGGGCAATTAAGCAGCCAGAATCGATCACTGACGACGAACGTGCGTTGTTAATCGACTTGTATGATGCCGAAATTAGATACAATGACGAGAAAATTGGGGCTTTCCTCGAAGCCCTACGTGAGCGCGACCTGCTTAAACAGTCTCTGCTTATCATCACTGCAGACCACGGCGACGCCTTCGGTGAACACGGCTATTATGAACATCCGCGGTATCTCCACGACGAAATCACACACGTCCCGTTGTTGATTCACAGCCCAGGGACACCGGGGAGGACAATTTCGACCCCAGTAAGTACGATTGATATTGTCCCGACGATTCTAGACGCAATAGGCCAAAAGACCGACGATGATCGAATTTCTTTGCTATCTCCATTAGCGAAGAATCGGAATGTCTTCTCGCAAGTTCGGGGCGAAAAAGACGAGAGTCATCTCCGTCGTTACGCGCTTCGCTCCAGCGAGGGCGTCGGCTTCTGTGAACGAGACTCGGACGCTGACACGCTTCGCTTCGAAGAGTGTACCTCGGCGTCGCATCGAGCGGACCTAGAGGCCTACATTGAGAACCGGGTTGGCGCAGACGACAACGACACGTCCGTCGAGTCTGAGGAGGTCGACGATGAGATTGAGCGTCGACTTGAGGCGCTGGGGTACAAGTAA
- a CDS encoding RNA-guided endonuclease InsQ/TnpB family protein, whose translation MADDYVRRTAITRLSVDGEQRELLEETISEWKRGCQLATDMAWGKCNTKSDVQPLAYDTVREHTDLGSQHTILATHQAAQAITGCLDRRSNGKKVSRPTFTASTVKYDTRTMTLFDDDTVSLSTTESRVRCDLALPDADDGYQRQYVDSEIWSVTESTLTARDGDYFLHIGFRRHKNDTERNTAEDGTVLGVDLGIENLAVTSTAHFVSGRELTHDLREFETVRAGLQQTGTRSAHRTLEQSSGRELRYVRDVLHRASNAIVDEALRYDCDVIAFEDLTYIRDRTGASWGHKWAFRTLYEQVAYKAEAVGILVKQVGSAYTSKRCAECGFTADENRPTRNDFRCQSCESEANADYNAAKNIGMRYVRRGQQSSQRTGDSQLALKSGTVTLSGGFTAHPDGFEAEFMDKPHHQKSSTSG comes from the coding sequence GTGGCAGACGACTACGTGCGTCGGACGGCAATCACCCGCCTCTCGGTAGATGGTGAGCAACGCGAGTTGCTTGAGGAAACCATCTCCGAGTGGAAGCGTGGTTGCCAACTCGCCACGGACATGGCGTGGGGTAAATGCAACACCAAAAGCGACGTCCAGCCCCTCGCCTACGACACCGTGCGCGAACACACCGACCTCGGCAGTCAACACACGATTCTCGCCACCCACCAAGCTGCACAAGCCATCACCGGCTGTCTCGACCGTCGGTCCAACGGCAAGAAGGTCAGCAGGCCAACCTTCACCGCATCCACGGTGAAGTACGACACTCGGACGATGACGCTGTTTGACGATGATACGGTGTCGCTCTCCACAACGGAGAGTCGCGTCAGGTGTGACCTTGCTTTGCCCGACGCCGACGATGGCTACCAACGACAGTACGTCGACTCCGAGATATGGAGCGTCACGGAAAGTACGCTCACCGCTCGTGACGGCGACTACTTCTTGCATATCGGCTTCCGCCGACACAAAAACGATACTGAGCGGAACACTGCCGAGGACGGAACGGTCCTCGGAGTTGACCTCGGTATCGAAAACCTCGCTGTCACCAGTACCGCCCACTTTGTCAGCGGGCGAGAGTTGACTCACGACCTCCGTGAGTTCGAGACGGTCCGTGCCGGACTCCAACAGACCGGGACACGAAGCGCCCACCGAACGCTCGAACAGTCTAGTGGCCGGGAACTTCGCTACGTCCGTGACGTGTTGCACCGGGCGTCGAACGCGATCGTAGACGAAGCGCTTCGATACGACTGTGACGTAATCGCGTTCGAGGACCTGACGTATATCCGCGACCGGACGGGTGCGTCGTGGGGGCACAAGTGGGCGTTCCGAACGCTGTACGAGCAAGTGGCGTACAAAGCCGAAGCGGTCGGGATCCTGGTGAAGCAAGTCGGGTCGGCGTACACATCGAAGCGGTGCGCCGAGTGCGGATTCACGGCAGACGAGAATCGCCCAACTCGCAACGACTTTCGGTGTCAGAGCTGCGAGTCGGAAGCGAACGCGGACTACAACGCGGCGAAGAATATCGGGATGCGGTACGTCCGTCGGGGCCAACAGTCGTCTCAGCGGACGGGCGACAGTCAGCTCGCCCTGAAGTCTGGAACGGTGACGCTGAGCGGCGGATTTACCGCCCACCCGGACGGGTTCGAAGCCGAGTTCATGGACAAGCCCCATCACCAGAAGTCCTCGACTTCTGGTTAG
- a CDS encoding nucleotidyltransferase family protein, which translates to MDAIVLAGGFATRLWPITRNRPKMLLPVGETTVIDSLLADLEADDRIDDVYVSTNEAFADTFAEHLDNQPFEKPILSVEETSDEASKFGVVGALAQLVEREDIDNDLLVVAGDNLVGFDLGEFVDFFEQEETPSIAAYDVGSREKATSYGLVELDGKRVVDFQEKPDNPNSTLVSIACYAFPKEVVPQFETYLAEDNNPDEPGWFIQWLQAQQPVHAFTFDDAWFDIGSSEGYLDAVSWAIDGDSQIAENALVENSELRDVSILPGADVRNSTLENVVVFPDTTIKDATLTRSVVDREATVSGAVLVDSTVGAHCDIEATPEQLRQDDRDTERYEALTSE; encoded by the coding sequence ATGGATGCAATAGTTCTTGCAGGGGGCTTTGCGACACGGCTCTGGCCAATTACACGGAATCGGCCGAAGATGCTCCTCCCAGTCGGGGAAACGACTGTCATTGACTCCCTCCTTGCCGATCTTGAAGCCGATGACCGAATTGATGACGTCTACGTAAGCACCAACGAGGCGTTCGCGGACACATTTGCCGAGCATCTCGATAATCAGCCCTTCGAAAAACCAATCCTCTCGGTCGAGGAGACAAGCGACGAAGCGAGCAAGTTCGGTGTCGTCGGCGCGCTTGCCCAACTCGTTGAACGTGAGGATATTGACAATGACCTGCTCGTTGTCGCTGGGGATAACTTGGTGGGGTTCGACCTCGGCGAGTTCGTCGATTTCTTCGAACAAGAAGAAACCCCCTCGATTGCAGCCTACGACGTCGGGTCCCGTGAGAAGGCCACATCATACGGGTTGGTCGAACTTGATGGAAAGCGCGTCGTCGACTTCCAGGAGAAGCCAGATAACCCGAACAGCACCCTCGTCTCGATTGCCTGCTATGCGTTTCCCAAGGAGGTTGTCCCGCAGTTCGAGACGTATCTCGCCGAAGACAATAACCCAGACGAGCCAGGCTGGTTCATTCAGTGGCTACAGGCCCAACAACCGGTACACGCCTTCACCTTCGACGACGCGTGGTTCGACATCGGCTCATCAGAGGGGTATCTGGATGCCGTTTCGTGGGCAATCGACGGTGACTCACAGATCGCAGAGAACGCTCTCGTCGAGAACTCAGAACTGCGAGACGTCAGCATTCTCCCGGGGGCAGACGTCCGTAACAGCACGCTTGAGAACGTGGTTGTCTTCCCTGACACAACAATCAAGGACGCAACCTTGACTCGCTCAGTTGTCGACCGCGAAGCGACCGTCTCGGGAGCAGTGCTCGTCGATTCGACGGTTGGAGCACATTGTGACATCGAAGCTACTCCTGAACAACTTCGGCAAGACGATCGAGATACCGAGCGGTATGAAGCACTAACATCGGAGTAG
- a CDS encoding sulfatase-like hydrolase/transferase: MDARNIVLLTIDSLRHDYVSCYGDVSNTTPEIDTLANSGVSFDEAVSTASHTKDSFPGILTSSLPSIQGSHHISNKNTSIAEVFRQNGFSTFGLHSTPMMSMTNNYANGFDTFLDLADHEEARFDISSILDYLPNRVLDNAHRLVEQLNFADVEQVDSVADATKLTEQFQEHILKTETPRFCFIHYMDVHTPYTPPARYYKNFLSSDISEQKINEVNDLLLSNKDLFRGDPASVSERDLEIAKALYKGAIRFVDDNVGELVNHLKNIGEWENTLLVISADHGEEFREHGGFFHGQKLYEELIRVPLIFSGGAVPNHHVENQVSLLDLAPTIIDLCGLSPPDSMLGESLGNTVITKQPKTEYALSEASVKRLGTDIGRTISCRAADGRKLIFNETDSDWSDTKFEFYNLQEDPNEQDNLIGTVPDDELQDLRERIESLAQGEISQDDMGGVVEDRLKSLGYLE, translated from the coding sequence ATGGACGCTCGAAATATAGTTTTACTTACAATTGATAGTCTTCGACATGATTATGTAAGTTGCTATGGGGACGTCTCAAACACCACCCCGGAAATCGACACCTTAGCGAATTCCGGTGTATCATTTGACGAAGCAGTCTCCACAGCCTCACACACCAAGGATTCATTCCCCGGTATCCTCACCTCCAGTCTGCCTTCAATCCAAGGGTCTCACCACATATCGAACAAAAATACATCTATCGCCGAGGTCTTTCGCCAAAACGGATTTAGCACATTTGGTCTGCATTCAACACCGATGATGAGCATGACTAACAATTACGCCAATGGTTTCGATACTTTCCTTGATCTGGCAGATCATGAGGAAGCCCGTTTCGATATCTCATCGATATTGGACTATCTCCCGAATCGAGTCCTTGATAATGCACATCGGCTAGTTGAACAACTTAACTTTGCAGACGTTGAACAGGTGGATTCGGTGGCAGATGCAACTAAACTTACGGAACAATTTCAGGAACACATTTTGAAAACAGAGACTCCTCGATTTTGTTTCATCCATTATATGGATGTCCATACGCCGTACACACCACCTGCGCGTTACTACAAGAACTTCTTATCTAGCGATATTTCTGAACAGAAGATTAATGAGGTGAATGACCTTCTGCTCTCGAATAAGGACTTGTTCCGAGGAGACCCTGCCTCTGTCTCAGAACGTGACCTAGAGATAGCAAAAGCGCTCTATAAGGGGGCGATTCGGTTCGTCGATGACAACGTTGGTGAACTCGTCAACCATCTCAAAAATATAGGTGAGTGGGAGAATACCTTGTTAGTCATCAGTGCAGACCATGGCGAGGAGTTCCGAGAACACGGCGGTTTCTTCCATGGTCAGAAACTCTATGAGGAGCTCATCCGTGTTCCTTTGATTTTTTCGGGTGGTGCTGTTCCAAACCACCATGTTGAAAACCAGGTGAGTCTCCTAGATCTCGCACCGACAATCATAGATCTCTGTGGATTGTCCCCACCAGACTCAATGCTCGGAGAGAGCCTCGGAAATACTGTGATTACGAAACAGCCGAAGACCGAATATGCACTCAGTGAGGCATCAGTGAAGCGATTAGGAACGGATATTGGTCGGACCATTTCGTGTCGGGCCGCCGATGGCCGCAAGCTCATTTTCAACGAAACTGACTCGGATTGGTCGGATACTAAATTCGAATTCTATAACCTTCAAGAGGACCCGAATGAGCAAGATAATCTAATCGGGACAGTACCTGATGACGAGTTGCAGGACCTCCGAGAACGAATCGAGAGCTTAGCGCAAGGCGAAATATCCCAGGATGATATGGGAGGAGTAGTTGAAGACCGCCTCAAATCCCTTGGATACTTAGAGTAA
- a CDS encoding glycosyltransferase family 4 protein, with protein MNIAFVSNVVYPFVTGGAEKRIHEIGSRLANRGHNITVYARHFWDGEEVFTHDGMTLRAVAPGVELYSDERRSISEAIDFAARLAPSLRKSLRRHDHDLIIASVFPYFPVLSSKLVSIGTQTPLVTTWHEVWRDYWDEYLGRLALGGKGIEYLTAQLPQSPVAVSGVTADRLSQIGPSRGQIEVVPNGIDVEQIHAAPLPDESYRLDGMPGFDILFAGRLIKDKRVDVLLNAFDNIASQFDVSLGVIGDGPEAQRLQSKAAELDSADRITFLGFLDEYESVLGHMRAASVFASPSTREGFGITYAEAMAADCLVIGADHPESAAGEVIGDAGFLATPTVEGVTTALSTALSGQQPPTSPTRRAERFDWDSVADQAEAVYQRAVQSSRDL; from the coding sequence ATGAATATCGCGTTTGTCTCTAATGTCGTCTACCCGTTTGTTACCGGTGGCGCCGAGAAGCGAATCCACGAAATCGGGTCGAGACTGGCAAATCGGGGACACAACATCACGGTATACGCGCGCCACTTCTGGGACGGGGAGGAGGTGTTCACTCACGACGGGATGACACTCCGAGCAGTAGCCCCAGGGGTTGAACTCTACAGTGATGAGCGCCGATCGATATCTGAGGCAATCGATTTTGCAGCACGGCTCGCTCCGTCTCTTCGAAAGAGCCTTCGTAGGCATGACCACGACCTCATTATTGCGTCTGTCTTCCCCTATTTCCCAGTCCTCAGTTCGAAACTCGTGAGTATTGGCACGCAGACGCCACTGGTCACGACCTGGCATGAGGTGTGGCGAGACTACTGGGACGAGTACCTCGGCCGTCTCGCGTTGGGTGGGAAAGGAATCGAATATCTCACCGCGCAGCTTCCACAGTCTCCAGTTGCTGTGTCTGGAGTCACAGCCGATCGCTTATCGCAGATTGGCCCATCCCGAGGTCAAATCGAAGTCGTCCCGAACGGCATTGATGTTGAACAAATACATGCGGCACCCCTCCCTGACGAATCGTATCGGCTCGACGGAATGCCAGGTTTCGACATCCTCTTCGCGGGTCGTCTTATCAAAGACAAGCGTGTCGACGTGCTTCTCAATGCGTTCGATAATATTGCCTCTCAGTTCGATGTCTCATTGGGAGTTATCGGCGATGGTCCCGAGGCCCAACGGTTGCAGTCGAAAGCTGCAGAACTCGATAGCGCAGACAGAATCACCTTCCTTGGATTTCTTGATGAATATGAGTCTGTTCTCGGGCATATGCGAGCGGCCTCTGTATTTGCCTCACCATCAACGAGGGAGGGGTTCGGAATCACATACGCAGAGGCGATGGCAGCTGACTGCCTCGTAATTGGTGCTGACCATCCCGAATCTGCTGCTGGGGAGGTGATTGGCGATGCGGGCTTTCTCGCTACACCCACAGTTGAGGGCGTAACGACCGCATTGTCCACTGCTCTCTCGGGTCAACAACCCCCGACGTCACCTACGAGACGGGCTGAACGTTTTGACTGGGACTCAGTTGCAGACCAAGCCGAGGCAGTATATCAACGAGCAGTTCAATCGTCCAGAGACCTATAA
- a CDS encoding glycosyltransferase family 2 protein, with protein sequence MPTLNEEEGIAECIDRIKNALVDIGVYGEIIVSDDSTDRTPEIAREMGAIVVNPDGKGYGYAYQYAFEHARGEFIAIGDADCTYDFEELPKLYDLVANGDADMAMGSRLEGKILPGSMPKLHQYVGNPLLTKFLNVFYGAGVSDAHSGMRVFTQDALATMDCETTGMEFASEMIMEAGARGLTIEEVPITYHARAGEAKLDSFRDGWRHVKFMLENAPGYLFSVPGFVLGTFGLLLMGLAFFHVSLGGFTPGAHSMMAGSLLTLVGYQIASMGVFATITTNPIRKPEDRVTTWITNNLRLEQGATLGTIIFGAGAAYGAVLFGQWASSGFSQLPLLMADVVALTAVVLGIQIVFGSFFLSAIAE encoded by the coding sequence ATGCCGACGCTCAACGAGGAAGAAGGAATTGCAGAGTGTATCGACCGCATCAAGAACGCGCTCGTCGACATTGGCGTCTACGGCGAAATCATCGTCAGTGACGACTCGACCGACCGAACGCCTGAGATTGCCCGAGAGATGGGCGCCATTGTCGTCAATCCTGACGGGAAGGGCTACGGCTACGCGTATCAGTACGCGTTCGAACACGCCCGTGGGGAGTTCATTGCGATTGGTGACGCGGACTGTACGTACGACTTCGAGGAACTGCCCAAGCTCTACGACCTCGTCGCGAACGGTGATGCGGATATGGCGATGGGCTCCCGTCTCGAAGGGAAGATCCTCCCCGGCTCGATGCCGAAGCTTCACCAGTACGTCGGCAACCCGTTGCTCACGAAGTTCCTCAATGTCTTCTACGGGGCTGGCGTGAGTGACGCACACAGCGGCATGCGCGTGTTCACGCAGGATGCACTGGCAACGATGGATTGTGAGACAACTGGGATGGAGTTCGCCTCAGAGATGATCATGGAGGCGGGGGCACGTGGCCTAACCATCGAGGAAGTTCCCATCACCTATCACGCCCGAGCAGGAGAGGCGAAACTCGATAGCTTCCGCGATGGCTGGCGTCACGTGAAGTTCATGCTCGAAAACGCCCCGGGGTATCTATTTTCGGTTCCTGGGTTTGTACTGGGCACCTTTGGGCTGCTACTGATGGGCCTAGCGTTCTTCCACGTTAGTCTCGGTGGGTTCACTCCCGGCGCACATTCGATGATGGCTGGGAGTCTACTGACGCTCGTTGGGTATCAGATTGCGAGTATGGGCGTCTTCGCAACCATTACCACGAACCCCATTCGGAAGCCCGAGGACAGGGTAACGACTTGGATCACGAACAATCTGCGACTGGAGCAAGGGGCAACCCTTGGGACAATCATCTTCGGTGCAGGGGCGGCCTACGGGGCGGTGTTGTTCGGCCAGTGGGCCAGTAGTGGATTCAGCCAGCTTCCGCTCCTGATGGCTGACGTCGTGGCCTTGACCGCGGTCGTCCTCGGAATCCAGATTGTGTTCGGATCGTTCTTCCTGAGCGCGATCGCAGAATAG
- a CDS encoding orc1/cdc6 family replication initiation protein has translation MSGPFSDITDTIFADKSVLQEEYQPEQILERDKEIDEYRHALRDVLFGNDPENVMIYGKAGLGKTAVTMYMMDALNEEVETREQADDLFIHTVNCNGKSLFMVARTLVNEILPEEASSFPRRGLGTGDAFETLYQQLERLGGTHLFVFDEIDHIDDANTLLYELPRARSNDYLDDARVGIIGISNNYTFRKSLSPKVKDTLMEAEIAFTPYNATELQTILNDRAENAFVEGGYDSSAIRAAAAIAAQDVGNARQAIDLLRVGAEVAEKNGDSQVTDTHITRARTLVQRGRLQNRISDQTKHAQFVLEAVARLEQDGKTPARSKQVMATYETVAHSWDRDPLTTLKSIQGHLSELHMLGFFTQHERNEGRSGGHYFEYELDLDASIVLETRNDLELGNDSITSPSE, from the coding sequence ATGTCCGGGCCATTTAGCGATATCACGGACACAATATTCGCAGACAAGAGCGTTCTCCAAGAGGAGTATCAACCGGAGCAGATTCTTGAGCGGGACAAAGAAATCGACGAGTACCGACACGCGCTCCGTGATGTTCTATTTGGAAATGATCCGGAGAATGTGATGATCTACGGCAAAGCTGGCCTTGGCAAGACGGCCGTGACGATGTATATGATGGATGCACTCAATGAGGAGGTCGAGACTCGCGAGCAGGCCGACGATCTCTTCATCCACACGGTCAATTGTAACGGCAAGTCGCTGTTCATGGTGGCCCGGACACTAGTCAACGAAATTCTTCCCGAAGAGGCGAGTTCATTCCCTCGCCGCGGTCTCGGTACCGGGGATGCCTTCGAGACGCTATACCAGCAACTAGAAAGACTCGGTGGAACTCATCTGTTTGTCTTTGACGAAATCGACCACATTGACGATGCGAATACCCTCCTGTACGAACTTCCAAGGGCACGTTCGAACGACTATCTCGATGATGCGCGAGTCGGAATCATCGGTATTAGTAACAACTACACGTTCCGCAAGTCACTCTCGCCAAAGGTCAAGGATACGCTGATGGAGGCTGAGATTGCGTTTACCCCGTACAACGCAACTGAACTTCAGACCATTCTCAACGACCGGGCAGAGAACGCATTTGTAGAAGGTGGATACGATTCGTCTGCTATCAGGGCTGCCGCCGCAATCGCTGCACAAGACGTCGGCAACGCACGCCAGGCGATTGACCTGCTTCGTGTGGGGGCCGAGGTTGCAGAGAAGAATGGCGACTCACAGGTCACTGACACCCACATCACTCGGGCTCGGACGCTTGTGCAACGGGGGAGGCTGCAAAACCGCATCAGCGACCAGACTAAGCATGCACAGTTTGTTCTCGAAGCCGTTGCTAGACTCGAACAAGACGGAAAGACGCCTGCCCGTTCCAAGCAAGTCATGGCGACGTACGAGACCGTAGCGCACTCCTGGGACAGAGACCCTCTGACTACTCTGAAGAGTATTCAAGGCCATCTTTCAGAGCTCCACATGCTGGGGTTCTTCACCCAACATGAGAGAAACGAAGGCCGTAGTGGTGGACACTATTTCGAATACGAGTTGGATCTGGACGCATCCATAGTCCTCGAAACGCGTAACGATCTCGAACTGGGTAACGATTCGATTACTTCACCCTCCGAATAA
- a CDS encoding sulfatase: MRPIVFISVDCLRADHLGCYGYNRPTSPNIDQLASNSTLFEYSYSNCPGTRWAFQSLHTGVSTIKIDGLGIPEGYNPLAVYLSELGYTTGGFAVNGFVSRDYRYDTGFHSFYSVKDSSSQHGLVMRAGRKVNDVFGSKTVRNLILEPIHDRLRNFRSGDSNQFQPVHSDANTVDQALSFIDEVENPYFLWVHLMDAHTPYGFWPEHLQKIRGDTDIEHTIHPGQEGKVKQGREPSKEVIDTYDAGIRSADKQIGRLLKAVPDNATVVLTGDHGEEFGQFGDFHNASLYSTLTQVPIIVRDPELAPGRSEMPAQHLDIPPTLLHAAGLDIPSHWEGEPLQTVDRKSGEPIFFTLGPDEIGVRVGGWKYIESDGRKELYQVPHAAAESEQSNNEEKRQELQTLVGQYRASAGAAGTGQSELDDGGLSKEVEDNLEDLGYI; this comes from the coding sequence ATGAGGCCTATCGTTTTCATTAGTGTAGACTGCCTCCGAGCAGACCATCTGGGCTGTTATGGCTACAACAGGCCAACATCACCGAATATTGATCAGCTAGCCTCGAACAGTACACTCTTTGAATATTCATACTCAAACTGCCCTGGAACAAGGTGGGCTTTCCAATCACTCCACACTGGTGTTTCCACAATCAAGATAGACGGTCTTGGCATTCCTGAGGGATATAATCCACTAGCCGTTTATCTCTCTGAACTGGGATATACGACAGGCGGTTTTGCGGTCAACGGGTTTGTGAGCCGCGACTATCGCTACGACACAGGTTTCCATTCCTTCTACAGTGTCAAAGATTCGTCATCTCAACATGGTCTTGTAATGCGAGCGGGTCGAAAGGTCAATGATGTATTCGGGAGTAAGACCGTCAGGAATCTCATCCTTGAACCGATCCATGACCGATTGAGAAACTTTAGAAGTGGAGACAGTAATCAGTTCCAGCCCGTTCACTCGGATGCCAATACCGTTGACCAGGCACTATCGTTCATTGATGAAGTCGAGAATCCGTATTTCCTCTGGGTCCACCTGATGGATGCCCATACTCCGTATGGATTCTGGCCAGAGCACCTGCAAAAGATTCGTGGAGACACCGATATTGAACACACAATCCATCCCGGACAAGAGGGGAAAGTCAAACAAGGAAGAGAGCCATCAAAGGAAGTCATCGACACTTATGATGCTGGAATCAGAAGTGCTGACAAACAAATCGGGAGGTTACTAAAGGCTGTTCCCGATAATGCGACGGTTGTGCTCACAGGGGATCACGGCGAGGAGTTTGGTCAGTTCGGGGACTTCCATAATGCCTCACTGTACAGCACTCTGACGCAAGTCCCAATCATCGTTCGAGATCCGGAATTGGCACCTGGTCGGTCAGAAATGCCTGCACAACATCTCGATATCCCGCCGACCCTACTCCATGCAGCAGGATTAGATATCCCCTCACATTGGGAGGGCGAGCCACTACAAACTGTCGATAGGAAATCTGGAGAACCAATATTCTTCACTCTTGGCCCAGATGAGATTGGTGTTCGAGTTGGTGGGTGGAAGTACATTGAATCCGATGGGAGAAAAGAACTCTACCAGGTCCCTCACGCAGCCGCGGAATCGGAACAATCGAACAACGAAGAAAAACGGCAGGAGCTCCAGACGCTTGTTGGACAGTATCGGGCTAGTGCTGGGGCAGCTGGGACTGGTCAATCTGAATTAGATGACGGCGGTCTTTCCAAAGAAGTTGAGGATAACCTCGAGGATCTGGGCTACATATAA
- a CDS encoding NAD-dependent epimerase/dehydratase family protein, with product MNLTGKRILVTGGAGFIGSNLANSLAEDNDVVAVDDGYLGTPENLNDDVEYYEASVLDDELPTDVDVLFHLAALSSYKMHEEDRMKGAKVNILGFINTVEQAMEDGCDTVVYASTSSIYGSRTEPSPEDMDVTVNTGYEASKMARENYAEYLANHYGLNMAGMRFFSVYQGYGGSEEHKGEFANVIAQFADDLADGDAPVLFGDGSQTRDFTHVDDIVRGLSAAAEHELTGIYNLGTGDATSFNELVEMLNDELGTDIEPEYIENPIPESVYVHDTMADYSKMNAETGWAPQISLEAGIQQVCQQYVPNPSQ from the coding sequence GTGAACCTTACCGGAAAGAGAATACTCGTCACTGGAGGTGCTGGGTTCATTGGCTCGAATCTCGCCAATTCGCTCGCTGAAGACAACGACGTCGTCGCCGTCGACGATGGCTATCTCGGTACCCCAGAGAACCTCAACGATGACGTAGAATACTACGAGGCAAGCGTCCTCGATGACGAACTCCCCACCGATGTTGACGTGCTGTTCCATCTGGCTGCGCTCTCGTCGTACAAGATGCACGAAGAAGACCGGATGAAAGGGGCGAAGGTCAATATTCTCGGCTTCATCAACACCGTTGAGCAGGCGATGGAGGATGGCTGTGACACCGTGGTCTATGCGTCGACCTCCTCGATCTATGGGAGTCGGACGGAGCCGTCTCCGGAGGACATGGACGTGACTGTGAACACGGGGTATGAAGCGTCAAAGATGGCACGCGAGAACTATGCTGAGTACCTCGCGAATCACTACGGCCTCAATATGGCTGGGATGCGCTTTTTCTCGGTCTATCAGGGCTACGGCGGCTCAGAGGAACACAAAGGTGAGTTTGCGAACGTCATCGCGCAGTTTGCTGATGATCTTGCAGACGGCGACGCTCCGGTTTTGTTCGGTGATGGCTCCCAGACGCGGGACTTCACCCACGTTGATGACATCGTTCGTGGACTTAGCGCTGCCGCAGAGCATGAGTTGACGGGAATCTACAACTTGGGCACTGGCGACGCAACGTCGTTTAACGAACTCGTTGAGATGCTCAACGACGAACTCGGGACGGATATCGAACCAGAATACATCGAGAACCCCATCCCTGAGAGCGTGTACGTCCATGACACAATGGCTGACTATTCGAAAATGAACGCGGAGACAGGGTGGGCGCCACAAATTTCATTAGAAGCAGGTATCCAGCAGGTTTGTCAGCAATACGTGCCGAACCCCTCTCAGTAA